The DNA segment TTGAAGAAGGTAGATTTGCCAGGGCGAAGTCGGTGCTTCGCAAGCGCCTGAAGGATGTGGGCCGCGCGTCACGTATGCGTGTCAAAGCAGGTAATCTCGAAGCGGCACTCACCTTTCCTGTGGATAAGCAGATGGCGCAGATCCTTGCAGAACCTGGACAGCTGGTTATTTTGGGTCTTAACCTTGATGGCCCAGGACCTCAGATCAACACGCGTGGAGAGATCTCGGATATCTTCCACATCGCCGATACCCTGGCCTTGCCCGAGGTGCGATCCGTAGGGGTTGGATTCGACTCGCTCAGTCGCCCCATGCTTGAGTTAACCCTTGCAAAGGCAGAGCCTCGATCACGTGACTTTGACTATCTGGGGGTAGCGGTCGATGGGGTGCTTTATGAGGTCCTTACGGTTGACAATCCCACAGATATCCTTAGGATTGCTAACGTGACCACCTACGAGGAAGCCCTTGCATTGAGCATAAAGTTGCGCAGACCCTTTAATGGAGAGCTGCGGTTCCTGGATCAGGAAAGGCTCAGATGAGATTCGATTTTGTTCTTGCTCTCTACGCAGTCGTTATCATGGCCCTTACAATGTATGCCGTGCACGCGTGGATTATGTTCTTCTACTATGTTCGCTCTCGCCGCAAGAAGCCTCCCCAGGCCAAGGCCATCGAGAAGTTCCCTCTGGTATGCGTCCAGCTGCCGATGTATAATGAGAAGTTTGTGGTTGAGCGTCTTCTGCGACAGATAACGCAGCTGGATTGGCCTCGCAACAGGCTTGAGATCCAGGTACTTGACGATTCAACCGACGAGACAACCGAGATATGCCGTCGTCTGGTTAAGTATTACCGGGCGCAGGGTTTTAGAATCCGTCTCCTGCACCGGACAGACCGTAAGGGCTACAAGGGTGGTGCGCTTACCGAGGGTCTTGCAAGGACCCGCGCTTCCCTGGTGGCGGTTTTTGATGCCGATTTCCTGCCCGCGCCGGATTTCCTGAAAAGAACCATACCTCATTTCGATGACCCCAAGGTTGCGGTTGTGCAGTCGCGCTGGGAGCATATAAATCACGACTATTCACTGCTCACTCGGGTACAGGCCATCCTTTTGGATCAGCACTTTGCCATCGAGCAGCAGATGCGCAACCGTTTTGGTCACTTCATGACCTTTAACGGAACCGCCGGGGTGTGGCGCAAGCGTGCCATCGAGGACGCAGGAGGCTGGGACGGGAACTGTCTTGCCGAGGATGTGGATTTAAGCTTCCGTGCCCAGCTTAAAGGATGGAAGTTCATCTATCTCAACGACACGAGAAGTCCCTCAGAACTTCCCATTGATGTCGCAGGGTTCAAGACCCAGCAGTTCCGTTGGGCAAAGGGAACCATTCAGGCCGGGAAAAAGCTCTTGCCATCTATCTTTTCAAGCAACCTGAGCTTCCTTTCTAAGTTCGAAGCGGTGGTTCACGTTACAGCACACCTCGTCTATCCGCTTCTATTTATGCTTGCCTTGCTCACCTTCCCCCTTCTTCTGGTACGCACGACCTCCAATATAGACTACCGCTCCTACTTTGTATTCATGAGTATCTTTTCTGTTGGTGCTTTGCCTTACTTTCTGCTTTACTTCTTTGCCCAGAAGGATTCCTATCCGGATTGGAAAAGCCGCTTGGGTGCCATTCCCTTTGCGATCTCGGCGGTAATGGCACTTTGTGTGAATAACAGCATCGCAGTAATTGAAGGTTTCCTGGGCAAGGCGTCTGAGTTTGTCCGGACCCCAAAGTACAACATCACAGGCCACAACGCCTCTAAAAACAAAAAGGGGTATCGTTCCAAGCTCGAGCCCTCGACCTTTGTCGAGCTTGGGCTGGGGATTTATCTTACAGCGACCGCCGTCTACGCGCTTGTGACCATGCAGTTGGCTATACTTCCTTTTATTGTGCTTTACACGTTCGGCTTCCTTTACTTCAGTTTCTCTGCTATCTCGGCGGCGCTTAAGAAGGATCGGGTGAGTGTAAGGGAACCTGTGTATGATAGAGCTGAAACCCCTTGAAGTTCTTCGTTCTCCTTGCTGCAACCCCGAATTAAACTATAATCGAGAGGAGTTGGTTTGTAAAAAATGCAGACTGGTTTACCCTTTAGAGGACGATATACCTGTTATACTTAAAGAGGAGGCCAGGGAGAAATAATGAGAAGAATCGCTATCTATCTTTTGTTGGTTGCTTCTG comes from the candidate division TA06 bacterium B3_TA06 genome and includes:
- a CDS encoding glycosyl transferase family 2 yields the protein MRFDFVLALYAVVIMALTMYAVHAWIMFFYYVRSRRKKPPQAKAIEKFPLVCVQLPMYNEKFVVERLLRQITQLDWPRNRLEIQVLDDSTDETTEICRRLVKYYRAQGFRIRLLHRTDRKGYKGGALTEGLARTRASLVAVFDADFLPAPDFLKRTIPHFDDPKVAVVQSRWEHINHDYSLLTRVQAILLDQHFAIEQQMRNRFGHFMTFNGTAGVWRKRAIEDAGGWDGNCLAEDVDLSFRAQLKGWKFIYLNDTRSPSELPIDVAGFKTQQFRWAKGTIQAGKKLLPSIFSSNLSFLSKFEAVVHVTAHLVYPLLFMLALLTFPLLLVRTTSNIDYRSYFVFMSIFSVGALPYFLLYFFAQKDSYPDWKSRLGAIPFAISAVMALCVNNSIAVIEGFLGKASEFVRTPKYNITGHNASKNKKGYRSKLEPSTFVELGLGIYLTATAVYALVTMQLAILPFIVLYTFGFLYFSFSAISAALKKDRVSVREPVYDRAETP
- a CDS encoding tetraacyldisaccharide 4'-kinase; its protein translation is MELKPLEVLRSPCCNPELNYNREELVCKKCRLVYPLEDDIPVILKEEAREK